TTAGACGTTTCAAGTCCTCCAAATTTGGATGCAGAGACCCGGTCAGGACGTCCTTTGAGACTTTCCCAGAAAAGGTGACTATTCACCAAGTCCTCTCATGAGATGGTTGAGACGGTCCCATTACTCCACAGTAATTGTTTTCAACATGTCGCTGTTTCAGTTTGACCTCTGTGGCTTTTCTGCTTCCATAGGTGGCCATTCAGCTGAACGACACACACCCTGCCCTGGCCATACCTGAGCTCATGAGGATCCTTGTCGATGTGGAGAAGCTGGACTGGAATAAGGTAATACACATACATGTACAAGCAAACCgctgtgttttaatggctaatgaaaaattacacaaaattgTTTTCATGCTTTACTCGTCACAGActcacatttttatgtttaggCATGGGAATTGACCACAAAGACGTGCGCCTACACAAACCACACGGTTCTGCCCGAGGCTCTCGAGCGCTGGCCTGTCCACATGTTTGAAAAGCTCCTCCCCAGACACCTTGAGATTGTCTACGAAATCAACCAGCGCCACATGGATGTACGGCAACAGCATACAGCAAAGTAGCATCTTGTGAAAAGAGCAAAAAAGGCTTGACTGGCGTGTTATAtcatttgtaaatttgtacatttttgcatCACTTGCCAGCATAAAATTGTTATGATCCACCTAGTACAGACAAGCCTCTgctttaacttttttaaaaagtagtcCGTAGTGTATTTTAATGCACTGTCATATTGTCATGTTTCTGTCCCCTTGGCAGCGGATCAAGTCCTTGTTCCCGGGTGATAATGACCGCCTCAGGAGGATGTCTCTGATTGAAGAGGGCGAGCCTAAAAGAATCAACATGGCCCACCTGTGTGTGGTGGGCTCCCATGCTGTCAACGGAGTGGCTCGCATCCATTCTGAGATTGTGAAGAACTCTGTGTGAGTGCAGGGACTGCTTTATAGGCCCTTTACACATTTTAGTTGTAAATTCTGCGTCTGGTATTATTTGAACATAAATTGTTCTGATATTACAACTCTGAAGTTTCAAGGACTTTTATGAGGTGGAGCCAGAAAAATTCCAGAATAAGACTAATGGGATCACTCCCCGGCGCTGGCTCCTGCTGTGCAACCCGGGTCTCGCTGACATCATTGCAGAGGTAAATCTCTTGTGAAGAATTCACTGTAATAATTTGTGGGGTCACAatgacacagcattatctacATTTCAGCAGTCCAGTAaactcaaaatacatttatacagcACAAACGTGTCTTCTGAATTCTAAAATTCACAAAGCAGGAGAATGCAACAATAACATTGCAAAGCAGCTGTTTCCTCTGGTTCTCAATTTAAATAGAATCGTATGAATGGTGGAGGTCAAGTTCCTGAATTATACTGCCAAACACCATGTGTAAAGGCAGAACTTGAATGACTTCTCATTTTTAATCCACGGACTTCAGTAGGAAGTTGGCGCACACTTTGCAGCTGTAAAATCTTCAACTCTTCTGGGAAGATTTTCCACCTTTCCAAGGTTTAGCTAGGTgtttatgggatttttttttttattctagaaaGGTATTTGTCCGGTCAGTCACTAATGTTGGATGAAAAGGGCTGGCTCACACTCTCCACTCCAATTCATCCTAAAGGTGTTCTGTCTGGTTGAGATCAGGGCTCGGTGCAGGCTGAACAcatgagtgaacacatacaaggaatttgattctggtcaATGGTGTCTATCAAGCACAACAATATACATTATAGGTTTATACTGTTGAAATGCGTGTGACCGTTTAGAATGGTGATGGTGAGGGAAAAGAAACTGTGTCTGCTGGTCTGCTAGAGCGCAGCAGGTCAAAAGTTCAAAAGTTATGCCTTGCTTAACCATCCTTGCTTATCCATGTCTCTGACTGTGAAAACTAGTGCACAGTCATGTTGGAACAGGAAGAGACCATCCGCAAACTGTTCACACAAAGCTGAGAGAACAAAACGGTCCGAAATATCGTCAGAGTTTCAGAGCCAATCCCAACCTCAGAAAAACAACCGCACACCGTAACACCCCCACCTCCACCATATTTGACACTTGGCACAGTGCAGTCAGGCAAGTACAATTTTCTTGGCATCTGGTTGACATGTCTCCACAACTCTAGGTTCCAGTGGGGATGTAGGCTTGGATGCAGCTGCTTCGCCATGGtaacaagggtagtaagtggggtttaaacctgtgactttgtggtcttctagctcataggagagtgtcttgaccatttacatttacagcatttatcagccgcccttatccagagcgacttacaatcagaagttacagggacagtcccccctggagcaactcagggttaagtgtcttgctcagggacacaatggtagttagcgggattcgaacccgggtcttccagttcagaggcgagtgtgctacccactaggctactaccacccttcaaaCTGCAAAGGTGGCATCTCATCATCGTACCACACTGGGAAGTCACTGTAACCCAGTCTTTCACAAATATGTCATCTTTGGTAATCAGTTAAACTGTGAACTTTGCAGTTCACAGTAACAGACACTTTGGGCAAGGGTGCCCAAGAATTTGCATACTACTGTAAGGCCGATgtagcattttattattaaatatagaaTAAATGTTTCATCTCTGCAGAAACTTGGAGAAGAATTCATGACTGACCTCTTCCAGCTTAAAAAGCTGTTGGACTTCATTGATGATGACGCCTTCATACGTGATGTGGCAAATGTCAAGCAGGTACATAAGTCTGGAACGTTAGTGGTCTTGTAAAATGAGGATCATCATGATATTCCATCCTTTACCATGACCTGGTTACAGGAGAACAAGCTGAAGTTTGGTGCCTACCTGGAGAAAGAGTACAACGTGAAGATCAATCCAGAGTCCATCTTTGACATCCAGGTCAAGAGAATCCATGAGTACAAGAGGCAGCTTCTCAACTGCCTGCACATCATCACCTACTACAACCGTGAGTGTGGCAGGAAATATGCTTCATTTATaggatttatcagacacccatatccagagcgacttgcaatcaatTTACAACCCTGTAgcaactctgggttaagtgtctttctcagggacacaatggtattatgTGGGGTTtcaactttgtggtcttctggttcatagacaagtgtcttGTCCACTAGGGTTCTACCACCCAGTATTGTGATACAGACAAgtagaacacttttttttttttttttttttttttagagatatACTTTATTTATCCAGAATGAAATGTAGGTGTCCAGTTGCTATATATAAAACTGCATATACATAGGCCCACAGACACATGGCATCCACATGCGAGCATACTGCAAAATTACAAAAGAAGGTTTCCAAGAAGTGGAATTTAAAGTAAAGTTGGGTTGTAATATGTTTTAGTAGTGTtgtggaaaaatgcagaaacaTACAATGGTATccatagtttaaaaaaaaaaaaaaaaagtgtctgtgtCAGTCTATTGCCAGTGCAAGATTTATATCTTGTTTAAATTAAACACGCTACACAATGTATCAAACAAAATACTCATTGCTTAACTCTGATTTTCTGGCTGcggtataaaaataaaaaaaaaaatagatgggatgcatcgtgattcattgataatcgtaatgtAATCAACTTGaaagaccagtgaaggttcacacctctactttCGTAGTGGCAGACGCTGGTCATATGACTACAGGCTGCCCTCTGCCTGTAGTCTAGTGACCTGACATGCACGAGGACAATGCCTGTATTGTAGGCTCCTTGCATTGTGCCGTTAATGTTGTTTTGGTTTGCAGGAATTAAAAAGGATCCAAACAAGTCCTTTGTCCCAAGAACAATCATGATTGGTGGAAAGGtatttttgtataaattatAGGTATATATATTGAActcaaaagaaaataaatggatATAAAGAATTGCTGTTTAATAAATAGAATTTACTTTCTGTATAtggttttaatataaatatttaaattaagatGCAGCATCTTAAAGTGTCTTTATTCTGACCTGGCAATgtctcccccccaaaaaaaaaaaaaaaaacacctttttgttataatttacttaattatttGCTCTTTTAAGATTTGTTATGGTGACAGATGTACTTGGACTTGGGCTGATCTCTTAAAGAAACTTCAAGTGGATAATTGCTGAATTGCACACAGGCTGCACCTGGATACCACATGGCAAAAATGATCATCAAGCTCATCACTTCAGTTGGCCAGGTTGTGAATAATGACCCTGTGGTTGGAGACAAGCTGAAGGTGATCTTCCTTGAGAATTACAGGGTGTCTCTGGCAGAGAAAGGTGAGCATGCGTATTCGGCCAAACCACCGCCTTTCTATTGACCGTCGCATTTCAGTTTTGAATCTGGCATAATTTTGGTGTATTGTTTTGTATGTTCTTGTCATTCCCATCAGTGATTCCTGCCTGTGACCTGTCTGAGCAGATCTCCACCGCAGGCACTGAGGCCTCTGGAACGGGGAACATGAAGTTCATGCTGAATGGAGCTCTCACTATTGGAACCATGGATGGCGCTAATGTGGAGATGGCAGAGGAGGCTGGAGAAgacaatttctttatttttggcaTGAGGGTTGAGGATGTGGAATCTCTGGACAAGAAGGGGTACTGGGAAGAACTTTTTCATGCAATGAAACAAAATATGATGTTAGCATAAAACAAAACCAGTTTTATTGCTGTTTTGATCAGTGCAACTATTTCCCAGATTTTTCAAAATTGCTTTCTATTAATCGTTTAAGCTTTTAAAgtaacacagcattccattggaacgcAAGACTAATTGTTTCTCATAATGGGTCTCTACACATATATGCGGATATTCCATTAATTAACAAGACGTTTCCAGGATCTGGACAGGATTTTGTTGTAACTTTATTAgccaaaagcatttttttttcttaccataAATTAGACCCTAATTTGGGTCCACATCTAAATTGTGCAATTTCAAGCTGCTTTGGTGccctttttgtgtctgtttgtcttAACCTTGGGAAATGTTTTGGGGATAATATGTTGAGCGAATCTGTTTTCCTGCAGATATAATGCCAAAGAGTATTACGAGCGAATTCCAGAACTTCGGCAGGTTATCGATCAGATCCGCAGTGGATTCTTCAGTCCCAAAGAACCCGAGCTCTTTAAGGATGTAATAGACATGCTCATGTACCACGACAGGTATTTTATAGACACCCGTGATTTAATGCTTCTTTTCATATGCACCGTGATTTTTTACTGATTTTATCTTTTGTTACTGTTTCGTAAACATCTGTGTGCTACCTCTACAGATTCAAAGTGTTTGCTGATTATGAGGCGTACATCTCTTGCCAGGACCAGGTCAACGAACTGTACAAGGTAGGttatattctgcaaaaaataatatattggtAGCCTAATTACATACCTCAATTTCCTGTTATGGATTTAAGCATTTAAGGGGGGCGTTGTATTAACTACAACTTAAAGTGGCATCTTTACAATAAAAATTGTCTCTCTGCTTTAATGAAGCATGTAATTTGGATCTTCGGGACTTTGAATGCTGCCTTCACTGTGCTTAGATGAAAGGAGGAAATTCCCAGTTGCTAAGTTGTACCAGCTTAGTTTCACCTTTTACCTCATTTCCTCTTCAGAACCCAAAAGAATGGACCAAGAAGGTGATTCGGAATATTGCAGCTTCCGGAAAGTTCTCCAGTGATCGTACAATCACAGAGTATGCCCGTGAGATCTGGGGCGTGGAACCATCCGACGTAAAGATCCCACCTCCGAACGAGCCACGTGTTTGATGGGTACAGGCCAAAACCTGCAATGAACGTCATTTGCTCATTTAGATCGCATGGCAAGAAATAAATCTGGAATCTAACCGTTGGCCATATGAAGCATGTTCTTGAAAATGCCTTACTGCATTCTAACAGtgtaatgttcatttttttttctaatatctAGACAGGGAAGTCATGTACTGGAGCATAAGTACTGCaaaacgggggaaaaaaaaaaaaagatgcactcCATTTCCTGATTCATGTGTCAGAATGTTTCCTGTTCTCAACCACAAAGTGCTTTCTCAGAATCTCACCCAGGGCATATTTGGTTCAGGATTATTGTGTGATTGTAATACTTTAGGAATGTTAACATTTATGCTTAATAAGGATCCTTAAGGGACTCTTAAGACTGCTTGCTTTGGGAGTTTAGGAACCACCAAGGCAGCTCAGTCTCCATAGAAAGCCTTAATATCAACATGTTTACTCCTTgacttgaataattttttttttatgcgtgATCTGCATGAAAAGATTGTAATCTCATCCACAAAATGTCACGTGTCCTTTCAGCAAGTACTGTATAATGACTTTGTAATATTATGtccattttaacaaaaaatgttctttaGGGTGACTAGCAGATAGCATTCATTCTTTCTGTTTCCAACAATAAAATaactgttttttatatatatatatatatgtcctaTTTAATTTGTGCAAGTAAAATTTACTCCTGTATAAGCCCAGGTATTCAAGCTGTATTATTAGCTCTGTTGCTAACTCTGCAGCACCACCTACCTTCAGATCATCAACAGCAGATGTAAATTGTTCCACGTGCACGGAAttgtcactttctttttttcataaattccGAGTAAAATTGGTCTTGACATTGGGCCTGTGTCCACTTCAGGGTTCAATGTTACATGGCGTGTCTTTTAACTACCTCCTGCTTTCAGTTTGTGATCCAAGTCACCCCAGCTCCTAGGATACATGTTGCTTTGAGATGTTAGGAAAGTTGTCTGGCTCTCATAATGTTACTTGTGTCAACGTATTCTGTACTTTCTCTAAATTATAGTGTCCACCACTTATATGAGTTAATCTTTCAATCACCAAAATCTGGcattatatttgttttcttcCAATGAAAGGTATCACAGAAAAGAAGCAAGTGCCGGACTGTTCACTAGAAGTTGCTTAACTTCCTCAAGGCTGCTTTGTGCTGCAGGGGTCCATGTAAATGtgtcttcattattttttatcgCTGGCACAGGCACACATAGGAGCCACAACCATCAGAAAAAATTGGGAGAAATTTTGAATACCAGGATACTAGGCCCAGAAGCGACCTCAGGGCAACAGCATCGGATGGGGGAGGGCCTTAATGTGCTCTTGGTCAGGTAGAATGTTTGGAAAAAACGAACCGTAAAAACTGAACAGACACACCATCAATGTCTATGTGTGTGCTTTGCCAAACATAGAAGAAGATTTTTCAGTCTTAGTGGGGTCAAAGTGGTTCTCAAGTCGGCCTATTGTCAAGTAGAGATTGAGGAGGAAAATAAACACAAGCATTTGTGACATCTTTGGGGCTCTGGGAATATAACCACTTACCACAGGGTCACTTTCCAGAGAGTAATGGAAAAATGCATGGGTGGGATGAATTTAGGAGAGGTTATGGTCTTTCATGATGATGGCATTGTACACTTGAACACGAGGACCGGCTGTGGTGTTTCTGTACCCTGTAATCTTTGtactttttctgtattttttttatctctgttgTATGTGGTATAATGAAATTTCTTGTGTGAGTTCACTCACATTCTTGGCCAAACAGTCCCCATATTCATACAGGCTTTCCTGGATTGACGGGGAAATACATTTACTACCCTTATGAAGACTTCTGtataaagtcatttaaaaacattttcactctGTCCTCCATGGTTGGTACAGAGtttgtaaattaatattttgtttttttggtacatttttgagtgttgtggcacACTTGTGGCAAAAGTtgaatgttttctttcttttggtaGCACTGAGAAAAAGAAAGGCATGCGTCTCgagcaggattcgaacccgtgtCGTCTGCACCAAGGAGCAGTTCCATAAACACGCCGCCACTAGAAGTGATTCTCAGGCGCGTACTTGTCCAGTGAAATgattgttcttttttccccatcattCGCGTGGCTCTTATTGACGCTGGTTAGCAGGCATTAAAcgtgtcacgtgaccttgcgagTTGGCCAAAAAGCCGCGCCCCTTGCGCGCGGGTGCGTGACCgtcaaacaccagcaggtggcagcagcccAAACGTTGGCGATGGCTGCCGAAGGACACGGGCAAAATGTGTGCTTTAAACGGCCCAtgccaaataaacatttttacacataGCGCACCGAGACAGGAGTCCAGAGGTCGCCGGTTTAAATCCGGCTGTTGGTATAaacaaaatagaactttttaaaaaatgattattactATTGTGGACGAGGAGGCGTGACTGCGGTTCAGTTTCAGATTCAGTTCATCCTTGTGTCTCGTTTTTGCGAGGATGCTACAATGGTGTcagaagtgaaagtggcaaCGGAGGATTTCACACGCGGGAGGTCGCAGCGAATACAGAGCAATatggagaagatggaggaggtGGCGGGACGTGGGGGACAACGTTTCCATGGAGCGATGTACCGCGCTATGCAGCTGTACAACGGCTAATAGGGCCAGTGTTCCCAACTATTTCCAATGAAAAGTAGATAAATGTTGGCAGATGACGACACGCACTAATTTGCATAtcagtgacgtcatcacgtaGCATCTACTCTGAGGCGCcgtgtattatattattacatcCAGATGCATAATAAATAGGGTCTTATTTACATATTACTTTGCGtaatgaaatacaaaataagGAATGTTTTCTCAAATCGACTGGCCATCTCAGctaaaacattatttgaaatgtttttttgataagaattttttatttctaaatataaCACTGATAACGAACAGTTACATTCTTTTAAGCAATCACAGCTTGTGTACTTACTCTTATTAACTTGTGAAATTAACACATCTGTGAAAGTGACAACAATTATAGCACTATTGGAATTTATTGCTACCGAAATTACCAACAATTATACATGTTAACAAATATCAGTAAATTACCAGTTATGCAGTTAGCAATTTaacttgaatgtgtgtgttgctagGCATCTCTCAGGAAGGTGGTTCTTCTTGGCTGTACAGTGTTTCGTCTGGCATTCTCTGATTTCCATTTCGATGATTCACAGATTAGAAAATAAATCATCTTCGTCTTCACTGTCCAGCTGCGTTGTCACTGAGCTGGTATCAGCAGAAGAGAGATGGTGTAGCTTTGAAACTGTCTGCTGCAGTGGTGCCAAACTTTTGTAGCCAGCTTCAGTCCATACCGCACAAGGAGTATGGAATTAAGAGTGTGCAGTGACAGTCTGTTTCTTATCTTTGACTTGACCACACTCATTCGGCTGAACAGCCGTTCAACCTCTGCATTTGAGTGTGGCAGGGAGAGGGCAGCCAGTGCCGCTTTGCAAAGTTCTTCAAATGGTTTTGACACAGAAGCATCTGTGTAGTTATATACTTCACTCCAAAACTCAATGGTATTTTCAGTTGATTGCCACCTCATCAAATGTATGTTTCTCCATTGTCCAAAAGCTTCTGATCTGTATGTTCACCCTCAAATGACTTCACTGCAACTTGTACGTCAGACAGGATTGATTTTAAGAATGTGAGATACACATAGTTGCTCTTGTCCATGTACATGGCATGGAGAACATCTGCCATATAGCAATGCTCACTGCTCTTGGTAACTCAAAGTGGAGTTTAAGTATCCAACATACTGCAGGCTCAGTCGATAGCCAACGTGTGGCACACATTTTGATGATCGGCAGGGCTTTCTGACCACAATGAATGAGACTGAGAGACCATGTCTAGACGGTGCAAGGACCCCTGTGGAGAGAGAAAGTGCCTGAAATGTTACAGGGGCTGGGCCCAAACCCCGCCCAGAGACGGCATACACAGCTGCAGCCTCAGCCACGTTTGTGCTGGGCATGCAGAAAAGTGGGACACCTAAAAAGGAACTGTTCCGCCAAAACCAGCACGGGAAACGGGCCCCCAAGAACATGTCCCGTATACCAACAACAGGGGGCGGGTGGAGAGTTCAGGGGCAGGAGGTAGTGGGTAGAGCCTTTGTATCAGACTTTTGCCATTTTCCAGTTTGCAAAGAGGGCATTTCCGGCACAGAGCTAGTGGACACTGTGTCCACAGTGACATCGCATgtgtgatggaggaggaggaggcgattCATCAGCAACCACGTCGCCTTCCCCTGGGGCGGCAGGAAGCAGCAGAGCAGGCACTGGCATCATAGGGCCCTCAGAAAGCCCCTGGGCATCCCCGGTGATTATGGTGCTGAAGAAGGGGGGTGAGTGGCGCTTCTGTGTGGATTATAGGAAGCTGAATGATGTCACCAAAAAGGACTCATACCCACTTCCACACGTAGAGGAGTGCCTAGACATGGTAGAGGGCTCATGCTGGTTTTCCTCCCTCGACCTAAGAATCGGATATCGGCAGGTTCCTCTTGACTAGGGGGCCCGTCCTAAGACTGCTTTTTGCAGTGGAAGGGGCTATGGCAGTTTAAAGCTTTGCTATGCGCCTGCTAATTTTGAACGTTTAATGAAGAGGATCTTAGCAGGTGTTCCCCGTACAGAATGCTTCTTGAATGACGTTCTCGCCACTGGCAGCTCATTGAAAGCGACTATGTCATCGCTGTGGACGGTGCTGCGGAGGATTGGGGGGCAGGACAGAAGCTACACCCAGATAAGTGCATATTGCTATGCAGAGAGGTGACCTTACTGGAACATAGGGTAGGTGGGAGGGAGTCAAAAAGCTTCCTAGGTCTAGGCTCTAGCCTCCTATTACAATAAATTTGTGAAGGGTTTCTCACGCATTGCTTCCCTTCTTTacaggctgttgtagaaggatcAGTCTTTTGTCTGGTCACAGGATTGTGAGGGGGCTTTTTGCATGCTGCAGCAGGCCTTGACAAGCACGTCCATCTTAGCACCACCTGAGCTGGCATTGCCCTTCATGTTAGACACCGATGCGAGTGGGGAAGGGATAGGAGTGGCCCTGTCACAGGTTTGAACAGCTGGTGGCCTACTACTATAAGGCTCTAagctagaggtgtgaaccttcaatGGTCTCGTGATTtcattcgattacgattatcagtgcatCGCTACCGATGCATCACGTAAACCTGTCaattttttcactttatattaTGTTTTCCAATACAAAAACAATCTTTGAGATGTAagctcacatttttattttacctgaCAATGTTAACAGAAATTGTGGTCATTACATTAAATtgtaaacataaattatataggCCTAGCCTACATCTTGTATGAATATGTTCAgtctttaaaacaacaaaaacacatttacagtgCTATGACATCACAAGTACATTTTTGTAAGGTTTCGTGCAAGAATACCAGCTGATCTACATGCTCTGGTTTGAGAGTGGATCTTTTTGCAGTGACCACATCTCCTGCAGTGGAGAAAATGCGCTCTGCAGAGATGCTTGTATGAGACGCTATTGGCTGGTTGTCTGTTACGACTATTCGCAACCGGCCCTTCATCATGTCGTGTTCATGTCCACTGTTCACAGGTTCACTGTTTGCCAAAACATCAATTAAACCTAAAATTCATTGACTTTGGCTCATTTTTAGATCCTCATTTTCTTCATACTGCTTCCTCACCCACTGgaccaaaaaacataaaaaaacacacaagggtTAGCCTGCGCTCCTTCTGTGTTGAATTGAACACATGCCTGGGATGTTTATCCTGCTGCCGGAAGATCAGATGACCTCACAGTGCATGTAACCATGGACCCTGGAACATGTGTTCTATGGCCTTTGGTGGAAGAAACATAACAGAACCCTCCACCTATATTATACAGATGTgtaaacagttttattttattttattttaccaaaCCACAGAACACAGGTCCAgttatccccccccccacattcaTTTCTAGTGTACGTTGTGctatgtgtttaattatttatgtttatttttattttttatgagagataaatatatttcactttaaatgttaaagttATTTGTGAAGGGCTTTGATaagaataattataataaata
Above is a genomic segment from Denticeps clupeoides chromosome 8, fDenClu1.1, whole genome shotgun sequence containing:
- the pygb gene encoding glycogen phosphorylase, brain form; its protein translation is MSTPLTDHEKRKQISVRGIAGLGDVAEIKKTFNRHLHFTLVKDRNVSTSRDYYFALAHTVRDHLVGRWIRTQQYYYEKDPKRIHYLSLEFYMGRTLQNTMINLGLQNACDEAIYQLGLDLEELEEIEEDAGLGNGGLGRLAACFLDSMATLGLAAYGYGIRYEFGIFNQKISNGWQVEEADDWLRYGNPWEKARPEYMLPVHFYGHVEHTAEGPKWVHTQVVLAMPYDTPVPGYKNNTVNTMRLWSAKAPNDFNLQEFNVGDYIQAVLDRNLAENISRVLYPNDNFFEGKELRLKQEYFVVAATLQDIIRRFKSSKFGCRDPVRTSFETFPEKVAIQLNDTHPALAIPELMRILVDVEKLDWNKAWELTTKTCAYTNHTVLPEALERWPVHMFEKLLPRHLEIVYEINQRHMDRIKSLFPGDNDRLRRMSLIEEGEPKRINMAHLCVVGSHAVNGVARIHSEIVKNSVFKDFYEVEPEKFQNKTNGITPRRWLLLCNPGLADIIAEKLGEEFMTDLFQLKKLLDFIDDDAFIRDVANVKQENKLKFGAYLEKEYNVKINPESIFDIQVKRIHEYKRQLLNCLHIITYYNRIKKDPNKSFVPRTIMIGGKAAPGYHMAKMIIKLITSVGQVVNNDPVVGDKLKVIFLENYRVSLAEKVIPACDLSEQISTAGTEASGTGNMKFMLNGALTIGTMDGANVEMAEEAGEDNFFIFGMRVEDVESLDKKGYNAKEYYERIPELRQVIDQIRSGFFSPKEPELFKDVIDMLMYHDRFKVFADYEAYISCQDQVNELYKNPKEWTKKVIRNIAASGKFSSDRTITEYAREIWGVEPSDVKIPPPNEPRV